One Edaphobacter lichenicola DNA window includes the following coding sequences:
- a CDS encoding polysaccharide biosynthesis/export family protein, with protein sequence MNQIDCRKVWLASAVFLLMALCGRFAEAQFSGPALGITAEVNPPITITTDPAILFPAGRDAYLGIGDVLSIRIYGNQDYTPVARIGVDGTVQLPLIGSVMVNDLTVHQAQNLIAQKLISAGMYRDPQVSIQISESPNQVVTLMGEVKGIVPVVGQRRLFDVLAAAGGGGGTGGGATTVVGGGGGLPSTASHVLTINRYGAAEPIVIDLGTDPAKSALINIPIFPRDTIIVPRVGVVYLLGAFKVQGAIPLQQNSPITLMKVAALAGGPGFEGKYSDLRIIRTTGTTRQVVRVDIMKVINGKVPDPVLQAEDIVFMPTSPMKAVIKNGGIATLLGIISILIVAVQQ encoded by the coding sequence GTGAATCAAATTGACTGTCGCAAGGTCTGGCTTGCTTCCGCTGTTTTTCTTCTGATGGCGCTCTGCGGCCGCTTCGCGGAGGCGCAGTTCAGCGGACCGGCGCTCGGGATCACGGCCGAGGTGAATCCCCCGATCACGATCACAACCGATCCTGCAATTCTGTTCCCAGCGGGCCGCGACGCCTATCTTGGAATTGGGGACGTGCTCTCCATACGGATATACGGAAACCAGGATTACACCCCGGTCGCGCGGATCGGCGTTGACGGCACCGTTCAACTGCCTCTGATTGGGAGTGTGATGGTGAACGACCTTACCGTTCATCAGGCCCAGAATCTGATCGCGCAGAAGCTCATATCGGCCGGCATGTATCGTGATCCTCAGGTGTCGATTCAGATTTCGGAATCTCCGAATCAGGTCGTTACACTTATGGGCGAAGTGAAAGGGATCGTGCCGGTAGTTGGTCAGCGCCGCCTGTTTGATGTACTGGCGGCTGCGGGCGGCGGAGGCGGGACTGGTGGAGGAGCAACAACCGTTGTGGGTGGAGGTGGAGGACTGCCGTCGACCGCAAGCCACGTCCTCACGATCAATCGTTATGGCGCAGCGGAGCCGATCGTCATCGACCTTGGCACCGATCCCGCGAAGAGTGCGCTGATCAACATCCCGATCTTTCCGCGCGATACGATTATCGTTCCCCGGGTTGGCGTGGTCTATTTGCTGGGCGCCTTCAAGGTTCAGGGAGCGATCCCGCTACAACAAAACTCTCCTATCACTCTGATGAAGGTGGCAGCTCTTGCGGGCGGCCCGGGCTTTGAAGGCAAATATAGCGACCTCAGAATTATCCGTACGACCGGCACCACCCGGCAGGTGGTTCGCGTCGACATCATGAAGGTGATCAACGGTAAGGTTCCGGATCCTGTCCTGCAGGCCGAAGACATCGTATTCATGCCGACCAGTCCGATGAAAGCAGTTATTAAGAACGGCGGAATCGCTACACTGTTAGGTATTATCTCGATTCTGATTGTTGCCGTTCAACAGTAG